Within the Maribacter sp. BPC-D8 genome, the region AAAAACTATTAAAGCGAGTTTCCAATTTATAAAGAGCATAACAATAGCGGCAACCACCATTTTTAGCAAATCTGCCACAATCACGAAAAAACCTTGACTAAATATCTCGCCAATTCGTTGCATATCTGCAACAGCTCTCGTTACCAAAACGCCCAACGAAGAATTATCGAAATACTTCATTTTAAAAGAAAGCATTTTCTTGAAGAGACTTATACGAACATCTTTAATTACAGATTCGCCTAACCAGTTTGCATAATAATTAAAAGCTAGCTGACAAATTACTTGACCAAGTAACACCACTAACATAGCAATGGTTAAATTAAGCAACATTTCTGCATTGCTTTCTTTTATAGCTTCATCAATAATTTTCTTGACAATTAGGGGAGTAAGAATCGCAAAACAAGACAATAATATGGCAGCCAAAGCAACGCCATAAAAAGTAATTTTGTACGGTTTTGTGTAGGCGAGTAAGCGTTTAAAAAGACGAGTGTCAAATGCTTTGCCAGAATCCTTATCCATTCTTTAAAATAGTATTGGGGTAAACAATAGAGGTCAAATATAGTCCTTTTGCAGGAACAGAAACGCCTGCTTTTGTTCTATCCTTGCTTTTTAATATGGTATTAACATAGTCTGCAGGGTATTTACCCAATCCTACATTAATTAATGTTCCGACAATGGCTCTTACCATATTACGCAGAAATCGGTCTGCTGTAATCGTAAAAACAAGTTTATCATTTTTTAGCTCCCATTTTGCCTCTCTTAGGTCGCAAATATTAGTATACACATCTGTATTTGACTTTGAAAAACATTCAAAATCTTTTTTACCTAACAGCAATGCCGCAGCATTATTCATTTGTTCAACGTCTAGCTCCTTCTTTACAAAATGTGCTAAATCTGTTGAAAAAGGGTCTTTCTTTTTATCGATATGATATTCATAAGTTCTTGCGGTGGCATGAAAACGTGCATGTGCATCATCTTCTACCTCAAAAATTCGATCAACCGCAATATCATTTGGTAAGAAAGAATTTAATTTAAAAATATATTCAGGTATATTCTCTAAGGTATCAATATCGAAATGGGCGTACATTTCTTTTGCATGAACACCAGTATCTGTACGACCTGCACCCATAAGTGAAACAGGCAAATTTAAGAGTTTAGACATGCCGTTCTCAAGCACTTCTTGAACAGTTATGGCATTGGGCTGATATTGCCAGCCATGATAAGCTTTACCGAAGTATGAAAATTGAATGAAGAATCTCAAAAGTATGTGCTAGTTTTGTACTTCACAAAGGTATTAAAAAGGATACGTTTTAACATTCGATCTAGCAAAGTCAAATAAGAATATTAGTTACTCGATAAAACGAATCTATTTTTCGCAATCAAATTGACATCTAAAAATGACCAAAATCCTCTTACTTTCTGATACTCATTCGCATATTGACGATGCCATTTTAACGCATGTAAAATGGGCAGATGAAGTATGGCATGCAGGTGACATTGGATCTTTAGAAGTTACCGATGCCATTGCAAAATTAAAACCTTTAAAAGGAGTGCATGGTAATATTGACGACCATATTATTCAAAAAGAATTTCCAGAAAACAACCGATTTTTATGTGAAGGTGTTGATGTTTTTATAACGCATATAGGAGGATACCCACCTAAGTATAATATGAGAACCCGAGATATGATCAAAGAAAATCCGCCAAAATTATTCATTTGCGGACATTCACATATTCTTAAAGTAATGATGGATAAGAAATTGGGAGTATTACATATGAACCCTGGTGCTTGTGGCAAGCATGGCTTTCATCAAGTACGTACCATGTTACGTTTTGTGATAGAAGGTGATAATATCAAAGACCTTGTTGTAATCGAGTTAGGCAAAAGATAAAACACAGGGCATTTTTACTAATCTACACCCTGTATTTTAACTAATTAGTATTCGAACGAAACCCCTAAAGAAAATGTTCCGCCATCATAAATATTCTTACGCTCAACCAAAAAACCAGCATAATCAGAATATTGGGCAACTACATTAAAATGATCGGTTACCTTGTACATTGAAGTGACACCATAATTGGTAAAAGTAGTACCCTCGCCAAACAAGAACGATCCGCTTTGTACATTGTTTTCTGAAGATAACCGCTCTTGAATTTTAAGCTTACCGATTAAATACAGTTTGTCAAAAAACAAATGACCCAGCTCTACCCCAGCCTGAAATTGATTACTAAAATCTTCTGTTCTAAAATTAACACTTGAGAAAGCAGAAGCGTAAGTTTTGCCATTTTTAAAGCCGTGCGAAGCCGCAAGCGTGGTCCACACATTAAACTCCCCATCAGAAATCGGTAAGTTAATTTCATCAAACTCACCAAATGCATTCGCATTCTTAGATTGCGCAAAATTACTACCATCATTAGTCGGTATATCAAATGCTACTTGTAATGACAAGGGAAAGCTTTTTAATAATTTATACTTCACCCCTAATTGAATATTACCTACACCACCAACAGTTTCTGTAGTACTAAAACTGTTTAAGCGAACCAATGGCAAATCAACAATCGCTGTAAACCTATCTGAAATTCCGTATTCACCATAAATTAATAGTGCACTGGTATTAAAAGTACTTCCTTGATCAGCCAATCTACCTTCTGTAGTATAATAGGTATTCGAAGAGAAATGTGCCGCTGATGCCTGAAGATAAAATCCTTTCGCCTCTCTCGTCCATCCACTTTGCGCTTGGGCATAAAAAGTAAAGAAGCAACAGCATATAAATATGATATTTTTTATTTTTTTCATAATTCTGTTATATTAAAGTGACAGGATTGTTTTAAACCAAATAATAAAAAAAGCCTTTGGGAGACATAGAAAAACAGAATCATGTGTCTCTATTCCCAAAGGCGGTAAAAAATTATATTAGTTTAAAGCAACATTACCAAATGGTATATTGGCCGTAGCACACCAAAGAACAATGTGCGTATATTTAGCATCGGGTGTGTCGCCTAATTTAATGAACATCTCACCATTACCAGCTACATTACCAATAAGCATTAAATCTGGATTACCATTTGCAGGGTCTGGCGTAAAAACTTCAGAAGTTGACAGAAAGATACCTACTGTACCTGTACCTAATTCAGTTGTAAAGTCATCTGCAAAGCGAACAAAATTTGTATCATCAGTATCAACACCTACTTCTACCAAGCCTTGTGTTGGAGTACCACTCTCTGCAACTAGATTACCACTTAAGTTCACCAATAAATCGCCAACCGGCAATGAAGAATCAACCTCAACGGTCTCTGTCACTGTTACAACATCTGCATCATCATCTGAGCAGCTAATAAAGAAAGTTGTCATGGCACTAGCTAATACTACAAGAGCAAATTTTCTGTTTTTCATAATCGTAATTTTTAATATGTTTAGTTTAAAAACAGAGTAACTAACGACTATCGTTAGCCTTGCTGTTTCTTGGGACAAACATAGAAATGTGATATCACGAAGAATTCAAGAAAAAGTAAACAGTTTATCACAGCAAATAGAAAAACTGGGATGTTTCTGTGATGTTTAAAATAATGGGGTATTTTGACTTTAGAAAAGTAAGGGCATAAAAAAACCCGGAAACTACCCCGGGTTTTAACGCACTAATACTACTAAGATTATAGGTCTAACGCAAGCGATCAACAGATTTTACAAGATCTTCATCCTTTTTTATAGCCTTGTTAGCAAGAACCAAAAAAATGATAGAAAATACTGGAATCAACATCCCAATACCCTTCTCAGAAACCAAAGTCTCTCCGGATAAGTTTAGTGATCGGTAAACGAAAAATCCTAATAAAAAAACATTCAATATCATGTTCAGCCTGTTTATTACAAACTGAGATTTTCTATTTTTAAATTGTACCATAGCCCATATTGCCAGAACGGTACTAGCATAAAAGGCAATAGAAATAAGCATTTCATTATTTGCAAATACTTCAGTACCATCGATATGTATCCATAGGTTAAAGAAGAACGGTAGAATACCTGTTAGTATTGCTACGACTATCAAATAAAGGCTTTGTATTCTTTGAATCATAAATTAATTACCACTTTACACTGCAAAAATACATGTCTTTTCAAAAAATATAACCCTTTTATTCAAAATAATTTGTAATATTGCTACGTTATCATGTCATAACACCTACCAGTAAGGAAATTATCTCCTTTAAATTATCCAAATAAAATATTTACTTCTTACAATACAAACTCTTATAATTTATTCTACTACTTAATGTTTGAGATTTCAGATTTAAAATCAAAAAAGCTACCTGAATTACAGGAAATTGCGAAAGGACTTAAGGTTCCTAAATTCAAAACCTTAAAAAAACTAGATTTAGTTTATCAGATTTTGGACTTACAAGCCGCCAATCCGAAAGTTGCTGCAGCAATCGTTCCTGCTGCGACTGAAGAAGTTAGCAAGCCTGCAGAAGTAAAACCAAAACCGAAGCCAAAACCAAGACCTAGACCTCGTGTTGAAAAAAATACGAACAAAGAAACTACTGCTCCTGAAAAAGTAGCAGCAGAAAAGGCGGCACCAGCTAAGGTTAATGTAGCTAAAACAGAAAACACACAAGAAAGTGATTCTAAGGAACCTGTTGAGCAAAAAAGACCAAGACCAAGACCAAAAGCTGCCAACCAGCCTAACAAAAAGAATTCGCCTCAGAATAACAATCATAAAAATAAGCCTAATCCGAGACCGACTCACGACAAAAGTAATTTTGACAAAGATTTAAAGAATAGGTATAAAGAACCTGAGTATGAGTTTGACTCTATTATTGCCAGTGAAGGTGTTTTAGATATCATGCAAGATGGATACGGATTCTTACGTTCTTCTGATTACAACTACTTATCATCACCTGATGATATTTATGTTTCTCAATCGCAAATACGTCTTTTCGGATTAAAAACCGGAGATACAGTATTAGGTAATGTAAGACCACCTAAAGAAGGAGAAAAGTATTTTCCACTTATTAAGGTGAGCAAAATTAACGGTATAGACCCACAAATAGTTCGTGACCGTGTGTCATTTGAGCATTTGACTCCGTTATTCCCACAAGAAAAATTTAATTTGGCAGAACGCCAAAGTACGATATCAACACGTATTATTGATTTGTTCTCTCCGATAGGAAAAGGACAGAGAGGTATGATCGTATCTCAACCAAAGTCTGGTAAAACCATGCTTTTAAAAGATATCGCCAACGGTATTGCTGCAAACCACCCAGAAGTTTATCAAATTATATTATTAATTGATGAACGACCAGAAGAGGTTACCGACATGCAACGTAATGTACGCGGCGAGGTTGTAGCTTCAACTTTTGATAAAGAACCAACAGAGCACGTACGCGTAGCTAATATCGTTTTAGAAAAAGCTAAGCGTTTGGTAGAATGTGGTCATGATGTTGTAATTCTTTTAGATTCAATTACACGTTTGGCAAGAGCATACAACACAGTACAACCAGCATCTGGTAAAGTATTAAGTGGTGGTGTTGATGCCAACGCATTACACAAGCCTAAAAGATTCTTTGGTGCTGCCCGAAATATTGAAAATGGCGGCTCTCTTACCATTATTGCTACTGCGTTAACAGAAACTGGCTCTAAAATGGACGAAGTTATCTTTGAAGAATTTAAAGGTACCGGTAACATGGAACTTCAATTGGATCGTAAGATTGCAAACAGAAGAATTTTTCCTGCTATTGACCTTACATCTTCTAGTACACGTAGAGACGACATGCTATTGGATGAAGCGACACTACAACGTATGTGGATCATGCGTAAGTACCTTGCAGACATGAACCCAGTAGAAGCGATGGAATTTATTGAACAACGCTTTAAACAAACTAAAAACAACGAAGAGTTCTTAATGACCATGAATAAGTAGAACAATTCTAACATATATTTTAAAATCCCGATTTCAATACGAAATCGGGATTTTTTTTATTCCATAAACTCTGGCATTACATAAAACTAGACCACTATTATTCTTTTTAATATCTTTAGCATATTACAAAAGAACTCTCCCCCAGTCTTTTACCAATTTTCGTATTAATAATTTTAATTCTTAGAAAATGAAAAGACCGACCACCCAAAGTATCAAAATCGCTTTATTCTGTGCACTAACAACAATCATTAGTTGCAATCAACCACAAAAAGCAAATAACCCCAAAAATGAAGACCCCATAGTCGTTGAAGCACCTGCACAACTCATCGCCATACCTGAAGCTCAGAGTATGTATGAATCTTATAGTAAAAGAAGAGTACCTCTAATTCAACACTACGAAGACTCTATAAATCGAATACATAAAGATGATAAAGAATTTGATGTTGGTAGATTTGTATACTATGACTATAAAACAATTAAGCAATATTTAGCTTTTATAGAACAAGAGGCTGCAGATGCCGATGTTGAAATTTCGACTTTGAGGTTCTATTTCTCTAATTATCCAGATGAAGTTATTTTTAAGAATACAAAAGATTCTATCAAACACCCTAGACAGAATTCTATAATGCTTTCCCCAACGTATAATGATGGAAAACGAGATTACCTTTTCTACGTAGCACAAGGTGCAAAAGGCAAGCAAGCAGTACCATTAACAAATGACTTTGAAGATATAAAGGGATATAGCACTCGTATGCAAGAAAGAAATAAAGTGTATGCATCTATTGCACCTGGTTCAAATTCAACAGTTACAACCCCAATTAACGTACAAGGATCACAAAGCTTAACCTTAAATAGAGGGTCTGGTGTACCACCACCAAAGAACCAATAATTTTAAAATAACAAGGCTAAAATCATGCTAGCGTACCTTCTGGACAATTACTACATGCCACTCTATTTTATAGCACTGGTGCTATGTATAATAAAATATAAATTATACTATGATACGGTATTAAGGTATTTTCCAATATTACTAGCCTACACCTTCATGTCAGAAGTATTAGGGCTAATAGTAAGAGACGTAGATGACATTCAATTAGTATACAGACAAGAATATTACAATTACAACACCATAATTTTCAATATATATGATATAATTTTCTTTCTATATTTTTTTTATATCTATTATCAGTTAAGCGATAATAGGCTCACTAAAAATTTAATAAAATATGGCGGAGCAACTTTTTTACTAACGTGTATAGTTAATCTATTTCTTCAAGATTTTTTCACAGAACCTCAAAATTTTGCCATCATTATTGGGTCGATAATTTTAGTATACTCAGCGTCAATATATTTATACAAACTGATAATTACTAAACATAGATTACCATTATACAGAAATCTTTTATTTTGGCTAAGTGTCGGCATTATATTTTTCTACATATGCTATCCAATAACCATGTATATTTTATCTTTTAATTACGACTTTTTCACTATCCACAATTTATCAAAACACCACTACATTTCTATCGGCGTATTTTACGCTTGCATTATCATAGGTCTTACAATAATGAAAAGGCTTAGAATAGCAAACGAGGTAATTAAATAGAATAGGCTATTCATAAAAAAGACAGAACAAAAAAAGCCTTCCTAATTAAAGGAAGGCTCTAAATTTTTACTTTAAAGCTAAATTATAGTGCAGCTACGTGCTTAGCTAACTTACTTTTTATGTTGGCAGCTTTATTATCATGTATGATATTACGTTTTGCTAAACGATCGATCATACTAACAACACTTGGAAAAAGAGCCTCTGCATCTTTCTTAGATTCTTCTGAACGTAATCTTTTTATAGCATTACGTGTAGTTTTATGCTGATATCTGTTTCGTAAACGAACTGCTTCGTTTCTTCTGATTCTCTTTAATGCCGACTTGTGATTTGCCATTTTATAATTTATTATAATTTCTTCGGATTCTCATCCATTCAATTTTTGTAGTCCGTAGGGGAATCGAACCCCTGTTACCAGGATGAAAACCTGGCGTCCTAACCCCTAGACGAACGGACCATTATGTCAATACTTGGAAATACATCCAACGGTTTAATTAGTAGTCCGTAGGGGAATCGAACCCCTGTTACCAGGATGAAAACCTGGCGTCCTAACCCCTAGACGAACGGACCATACTTTGCGCAATTGCGGATGCAAAAATACAAATATTTTTTACTAACACAACACCTGCTTATTATTTTTTAAAAAAATTAATAAGCTTTCGCAAATAACACTCTTTTATTCGACGGTTTACCCGTTACCATACAAGTACCTTCTTCTTCTTTTGCATCGATGGGAATGCAACGTATAGTTGCCTTCGTCTCGTTTTTAACACGTTCTTCAGTCTCTTTACTTCCGTCCCAATGAGCCGAAATAAATCCACCTTTTTCTTTTAAAACTTTTTTAAATTCATCGTAAGAATTTACTTCAGTAATATGATTAGTTCTATAATCAAGTGCTTTTTGATACATATTCCTCTGAATATCTACCATCAAAAACTCAATTTTAGCTACTACATCTGTCGCCAAAACAGTTTCTTTTTGCAACGTATCTCTTCTAGCCAATTCATATGTACCATTTTCAAGGTCTCTTGGTCCAATTGCCAACCTTACCGGCACTCCACGCAACTCATACTCATTAAATTTAAAACCAGGCTTGTGCGTATCTCTATTATCGAATTTTACAGAAATACCTTTTGCTCTTAATTCTTTCACTAAAGGGTTAACGGTCTCAGAAATTTGATCTAACTGATCCAATCCTTTATAAATTGGTACAATAACAACTTGTATAGGCGCTAATTTCGGAGGAATAACTAATCCGTTATCATCACTATGCGTCATAATCAACGCTCCCATTAATCTTGTTGAAACTCCCCAAGAGGTAGCCCAAACATATTCTTTATTACCTTCTTTGGTTGCAAATTTAACATCAAAGGCTTTTGCGAAATTCTGTCCTAAAAAGTGAGAAGTACCAGCTTGTAATGCCTTACCATCTTGCATTAAAGCTTCAATACAATACGTTTCAATAGCACCTGCAAAACGTTCGCTTTCTGTTTTAGTACCTTTTATGACTGGCATCGCCATATAATTTTCTGCAAAATCGGCATAAACATTCATCATCTGTTCTGCCTCTTCAATTGCTTCTTTTTCGGTAGCATGAGCTGTATGGCCTTCTTGCCATAAAAACTCTGCCGTTCTTAAAAACAATCTTGTACG harbors:
- the truA gene encoding tRNA pseudouridine(38-40) synthase TruA, encoding MRFFIQFSYFGKAYHGWQYQPNAITVQEVLENGMSKLLNLPVSLMGAGRTDTGVHAKEMYAHFDIDTLENIPEYIFKLNSFLPNDIAVDRIFEVEDDAHARFHATARTYEYHIDKKKDPFSTDLAHFVKKELDVEQMNNAAALLLGKKDFECFSKSNTDVYTNICDLREAKWELKNDKLVFTITADRFLRNMVRAIVGTLINVGLGKYPADYVNTILKSKDRTKAGVSVPAKGLYLTSIVYPNTILKNG
- a CDS encoding metallophosphoesterase family protein; its protein translation is MTKILLLSDTHSHIDDAILTHVKWADEVWHAGDIGSLEVTDAIAKLKPLKGVHGNIDDHIIQKEFPENNRFLCEGVDVFITHIGGYPPKYNMRTRDMIKENPPKLFICGHSHILKVMMDKKLGVLHMNPGACGKHGFHQVRTMLRFVIEGDNIKDLVVIELGKR
- a CDS encoding DUF4293 domain-containing protein, with the translated sequence MIQRIQSLYLIVVAILTGILPFFFNLWIHIDGTEVFANNEMLISIAFYASTVLAIWAMVQFKNRKSQFVINRLNMILNVFLLGFFVYRSLNLSGETLVSEKGIGMLIPVFSIIFLVLANKAIKKDEDLVKSVDRLR
- the rho gene encoding transcription termination factor Rho encodes the protein MFEISDLKSKKLPELQEIAKGLKVPKFKTLKKLDLVYQILDLQAANPKVAAAIVPAATEEVSKPAEVKPKPKPKPRPRPRVEKNTNKETTAPEKVAAEKAAPAKVNVAKTENTQESDSKEPVEQKRPRPRPKAANQPNKKNSPQNNNHKNKPNPRPTHDKSNFDKDLKNRYKEPEYEFDSIIASEGVLDIMQDGYGFLRSSDYNYLSSPDDIYVSQSQIRLFGLKTGDTVLGNVRPPKEGEKYFPLIKVSKINGIDPQIVRDRVSFEHLTPLFPQEKFNLAERQSTISTRIIDLFSPIGKGQRGMIVSQPKSGKTMLLKDIANGIAANHPEVYQIILLIDERPEEVTDMQRNVRGEVVASTFDKEPTEHVRVANIVLEKAKRLVECGHDVVILLDSITRLARAYNTVQPASGKVLSGGVDANALHKPKRFFGAARNIENGGSLTIIATALTETGSKMDEVIFEEFKGTGNMELQLDRKIANRRIFPAIDLTSSSTRRDDMLLDEATLQRMWIMRKYLADMNPVEAMEFIEQRFKQTKNNEEFLMTMNK
- the rpsT gene encoding 30S ribosomal protein S20; this translates as MANHKSALKRIRRNEAVRLRNRYQHKTTRNAIKRLRSEESKKDAEALFPSVVSMIDRLAKRNIIHDNKAANIKSKLAKHVAAL
- the proS gene encoding proline--tRNA ligase codes for the protein MSKNLTKRSEDYSKWYNELVVKADLAENSGVRGCMVIKPYGYGIWEKMQAALDKMFKETGHENAYFPLLIPKSYLSKEASHVEGFAKECAVVTHYRLKNAEDGSGIIVDPDAKLEEELIVRPTSETIIWDTYKRWIQSYRDLPLLINQWANVVRWEMRTRLFLRTAEFLWQEGHTAHATEKEAIEEAEQMMNVYADFAENYMAMPVIKGTKTESERFAGAIETYCIEALMQDGKALQAGTSHFLGQNFAKAFDVKFATKEGNKEYVWATSWGVSTRLMGALIMTHSDDNGLVIPPKLAPIQVVIVPIYKGLDQLDQISETVNPLVKELRAKGISVKFDNRDTHKPGFKFNEYELRGVPVRLAIGPRDLENGTYELARRDTLQKETVLATDVVAKIEFLMVDIQRNMYQKALDYRTNHITEVNSYDEFKKVLKEKGGFISAHWDGSKETEERVKNETKATIRCIPIDAKEEEGTCMVTGKPSNKRVLFAKAY